The following are encoded in a window of Rubellicoccus peritrichatus genomic DNA:
- a CDS encoding DUF4982 domain-containing protein — protein sequence MPDSISKTFTLKNNWKFQRGPQENAHKANYGDQSWEQITVPHDWAITGPFDKENDKQLVRIIQNGEECATEKSGRTGALPHIGEGWYRTKFTIPDHSEGKRVFILFEGAMSEPKVYLNGIKVGEWSYGYNYFYFDVTDHISPTESNTLAVHLTNLERSSRWYPGAGLHRKVQVIVKEADHIEQWGVHITTPSVTNELAKVNIKTKYVGKDLQLITKLLDRDGKTIATEKTQTPTDNQFEQDILVKNPKLWSPETPYLYKAVSQLYAGDTLKDEVTTTFGIRTIEFEAGRGFKLNGKVRKFKGVCVHHDLGPIGTAVNKSALRRQLRIMRDMGCDAIRAACKMPPIEQLELCDEMGIMFLAECFDEWVTPKVDNGYSRFFNTDAQKDLVTFIHATRNHPCIVMWGSGNEVPDQLEPGGVECAKWLQDIFHQEDPTRPVTIAMDMVKAVMENGFGAIADIPGLNYRVHLYEEAFECFPQGLLLGSETASTVSSRGVYKFPVVPGKMKTHQDLQCSSYDLECCSWSNVPDDDFVMQDDKDWVIGEFVWTGFDYLGEPSPYDEMWPSRSSYFGICDLAGLPKDRYHLYRSRWNTEDATLHILPHWNWEGREGETTPVYVYTSYNSAELFINGKSMGVQKKHKATPQNRYRLMWNEVTYEPGSIKVVAFDDAGNPAATKEVHTAGEPHKIILEADRNEINADGEDLAFITVSVVDKNGIACPTATNQLNFEVTGKGTYRAACNGDPTSLEIFHKPKMKLFSGKLVILVQSTKECGEIKLSVYSEDLQGEQLVLFSTNRVLT from the coding sequence ATGCCAGACTCCATAAGCAAGACCTTTACACTCAAGAATAACTGGAAATTTCAACGAGGACCGCAAGAGAATGCCCATAAAGCCAATTATGGCGACCAGAGTTGGGAACAGATAACAGTGCCTCACGATTGGGCAATAACAGGCCCATTCGATAAGGAGAACGACAAGCAACTCGTCCGAATTATCCAAAACGGCGAAGAATGTGCTACTGAAAAAAGCGGACGCACGGGCGCACTACCTCATATTGGCGAGGGGTGGTATCGTACAAAATTCACCATACCAGACCACAGTGAAGGAAAGCGCGTTTTCATCTTGTTCGAAGGTGCTATGAGTGAACCGAAGGTTTACCTCAATGGAATCAAGGTTGGTGAGTGGAGCTACGGATACAATTATTTTTACTTTGATGTGACAGATCATATTTCACCAACAGAAAGCAACACACTAGCCGTACATCTGACAAATCTCGAACGCTCTTCACGCTGGTATCCTGGAGCGGGTCTCCATCGAAAAGTGCAAGTTATTGTAAAAGAAGCAGACCATATTGAGCAATGGGGGGTCCACATCACAACACCATCCGTCACCAATGAACTAGCAAAGGTCAATATTAAGACCAAATACGTTGGCAAAGACCTACAACTCATAACCAAACTATTGGACCGAGATGGCAAGACAATAGCTACAGAGAAGACACAAACTCCTACTGACAATCAATTCGAACAAGATATCTTAGTCAAAAATCCCAAACTTTGGAGCCCGGAAACGCCCTACCTGTATAAAGCCGTCTCTCAACTCTACGCTGGTGACACCTTAAAGGACGAAGTCACAACTACTTTTGGTATTCGTACGATCGAATTCGAAGCAGGGAGAGGTTTCAAACTCAATGGCAAGGTCCGAAAATTTAAAGGTGTCTGCGTCCATCATGATCTTGGGCCAATTGGCACTGCAGTCAACAAATCGGCTCTCAGGCGTCAGTTACGCATCATGAGGGACATGGGCTGTGATGCTATCCGAGCTGCCTGTAAGATGCCCCCCATCGAGCAACTAGAGCTTTGCGACGAAATGGGCATCATGTTCCTAGCGGAGTGCTTCGACGAATGGGTGACTCCCAAAGTCGATAATGGCTATAGTCGCTTCTTTAATACAGACGCTCAGAAAGACCTTGTAACCTTTATTCACGCTACCCGTAATCATCCTTGTATTGTCATGTGGGGCTCTGGCAATGAAGTGCCCGACCAACTCGAGCCCGGAGGCGTCGAGTGCGCCAAATGGTTGCAGGATATTTTCCACCAGGAAGATCCCACCCGCCCCGTAACGATTGCCATGGATATGGTGAAAGCCGTCATGGAAAATGGCTTTGGCGCCATTGCCGACATACCGGGACTAAATTATCGAGTGCATCTTTATGAAGAGGCTTTCGAATGCTTCCCACAAGGACTTCTACTTGGCTCAGAAACCGCTTCGACCGTAAGCTCAAGAGGCGTCTACAAATTCCCCGTCGTCCCGGGTAAAATGAAAACCCACCAAGACCTTCAATGCTCCTCCTACGATCTCGAGTGTTGCAGTTGGTCTAATGTCCCGGATGACGACTTTGTCATGCAAGACGACAAAGACTGGGTCATTGGTGAGTTCGTATGGACTGGCTTTGACTATCTGGGAGAACCTTCACCTTACGATGAAATGTGGCCATCTCGTAGTTCCTACTTTGGCATATGCGACCTCGCAGGACTGCCCAAAGATCGCTACCACCTGTATCGCAGCCGCTGGAATACTGAGGACGCAACGCTACATATCCTGCCCCACTGGAACTGGGAAGGTCGTGAAGGTGAAACAACCCCAGTCTATGTATACACAAGCTACAACAGCGCGGAACTCTTCATCAATGGGAAGAGCATGGGCGTACAGAAAAAGCATAAGGCTACACCGCAAAACCGCTATCGCCTAATGTGGAATGAAGTGACATACGAACCTGGCAGCATAAAAGTCGTCGCATTCGATGATGCTGGCAATCCAGCTGCAACAAAGGAAGTGCATACCGCTGGTGAACCTCATAAAATCATCCTGGAAGCAGATCGCAACGAAATCAACGCCGATGGAGAAGATCTGGCTTTTATCACCGTATCGGTCGTCGACAAAAATGGTATTGCCTGCCCCACGGCAACCAATCAATTAAATTTCGAAGTAACCGGAAAAGGCACGTATCGCGCCGCCTGCAACGGCGACCCCACTTCTCTAGAAATTTTCCATAAACCAAAGATGAAGCTTTTTAGTGGAAAACTCGTTATATTAGTCCAATCCACTAAAGAATGTGGAGAAATAAAATTATCAGTTTATAGTGAAGATCTGCAGGGAGAACAGCTCGTTCTATTTTCTACCAATAGAGTCCTTACTTAA
- a CDS encoding heparin lyase I family protein, whose translation MSICLYALAGIEAKAEALILPLGQGNHVLDFGADDSAVSAGHYLVASETIGSVEVTGSNLTYGENTRNNDLLKRDWISGTGNGQVIIRVPHGVWTVDMTLGSDDSASSGINISTSDYIVSEDLDVGIGEQRRVLFTDKQEGEIVIDLETEESWSIRSIELSNGRVVSDPGATSYQYDFGRIKSPVEPGYVGISGNSWGDVLWHTPVVTVQDYVTPLQGAEVDTAYNGLYLEGIANIGILAHKIPNGVWNVEVTASAAHFPVVDMTVRAEGNLILSDINVPVESASKFNKNVTVSDGMLDLEFRGTAWGIASLKLTKIDDIAEPDSLSSGRSIDRWGSNLVIDKSDMIRNESSETMLVDFEQFHFYANKKGGGVTPFVVKVDGDNGFTVVAVGTPRDVYELGYNVFPFSGDLYGGKQGVTLAPGETMAFGFLNANPDGTGSNSSVISFDLGTKEVYYSGGPEAVDSASVLVGQAPVMGTHTYNSLERDYKFEVDFDITFLGNAYSGNNIIDRGNLDEGKAVLIVDGANKYTNTTKHTSYLHLTGFSFYAARIGSPVTPAVFKVEYDGSREYRVVAIGDTIENYRLGENIAQFSQARIPPVIVEPGEVIAFGFLAARPDGSGVITCPIPFDSVDDHPVVHSGGPDASNSAKLALWAPSFVPGRYTNFYDRAYSFLTYYDATTAQLVADAENANISVAGVSVGRPDEKAREIPNYDTLISEGVRPLSIVRENAQARDGPPPYSTMSCRVTADNPRKGEHALLMEILAVPGEGKQRCEFKLGSFDWDIDDPESGYYHAFSFRFDSKHFGNPGSRFFTLNQITQAGSGVPGMARFHQVNKLQLKTSNDPSRVKLISQTLYGISSETKHTYQGQENTFEVAEFEKDVWYDIIIGSRYDLDGDGSGFLDIWYKKADEFEYTYFDGAPNGRVGFVGGGQTGGKSLGVYKGFDNQRYRIYYDEIRQGPIFSDVDIRNNPSLDIIQ comes from the coding sequence TTGAGCATATGTTTGTATGCGCTAGCCGGGATTGAGGCGAAAGCTGAAGCACTTATCCTTCCTCTGGGTCAAGGTAACCATGTCCTTGACTTTGGTGCAGATGATTCTGCTGTTTCTGCGGGTCATTATTTAGTGGCTTCGGAGACCATCGGCTCTGTTGAGGTTACTGGCTCCAATTTAACATACGGAGAGAACACCCGGAATAATGATCTTTTGAAGCGAGATTGGATATCTGGTACCGGCAATGGCCAAGTCATTATTCGTGTTCCCCATGGAGTATGGACTGTTGATATGACCCTTGGGAGCGATGATAGCGCAAGTAGTGGCATCAATATCTCAACATCCGATTATATTGTGAGTGAAGATCTTGATGTTGGTATTGGAGAGCAAAGAAGAGTGCTTTTTACGGACAAACAAGAGGGTGAAATTGTTATCGATCTTGAGACAGAGGAGTCCTGGTCCATTCGGTCCATAGAATTAAGTAATGGCCGAGTGGTCTCGGATCCGGGAGCTACGTCTTATCAATATGATTTTGGGCGCATCAAGAGTCCAGTAGAGCCGGGGTATGTTGGCATATCGGGCAATAGCTGGGGTGATGTCCTTTGGCATACTCCAGTAGTGACGGTTCAAGACTATGTTACACCACTCCAAGGAGCTGAAGTTGATACGGCTTACAATGGGCTTTACCTGGAGGGGATAGCTAACATCGGCATCCTTGCACACAAAATTCCCAATGGAGTGTGGAATGTAGAAGTAACTGCGTCTGCAGCTCACTTTCCAGTGGTTGATATGACTGTTCGTGCCGAAGGAAATCTTATTCTAAGCGACATTAATGTGCCTGTTGAATCTGCTTCTAAATTCAATAAAAATGTTACGGTATCAGATGGAATGTTAGATTTGGAGTTTCGGGGGACGGCCTGGGGGATTGCTTCCCTTAAGCTGACTAAGATCGATGATATCGCTGAACCTGATAGTCTGTCTTCAGGTCGCAGCATTGATCGTTGGGGCTCCAACCTAGTGATCGATAAATCCGATATGATTAGGAACGAGAGCTCGGAGACTATGCTTGTGGACTTCGAGCAATTCCACTTTTATGCGAATAAGAAAGGGGGGGGCGTTACGCCATTTGTCGTTAAAGTTGATGGAGATAATGGCTTCACGGTTGTTGCCGTAGGTACGCCGCGCGATGTTTATGAATTGGGATATAATGTGTTTCCATTTAGTGGCGACTTGTACGGAGGTAAGCAGGGGGTAACCTTAGCGCCGGGAGAGACGATGGCATTTGGATTTCTCAATGCCAATCCAGATGGTACAGGTTCTAATAGTTCAGTGATCTCATTTGATTTAGGAACAAAAGAAGTATACTATTCGGGCGGTCCTGAAGCGGTCGATTCTGCAAGTGTTTTGGTTGGCCAGGCTCCTGTCATGGGAACACACACTTATAATTCTCTTGAGCGAGACTATAAATTTGAAGTTGATTTCGATATTACTTTTTTGGGGAATGCTTATTCTGGCAACAATATTATTGACCGAGGCAACTTAGACGAAGGAAAAGCCGTCCTGATTGTTGATGGTGCTAATAAATACACGAACACCACCAAACATACGTCCTATCTTCATCTTACTGGATTCTCTTTTTATGCTGCGCGTATTGGTTCTCCCGTTACCCCTGCTGTGTTCAAGGTTGAATACGACGGCAGTCGAGAATACAGAGTTGTGGCGATTGGTGATACCATTGAAAACTATCGACTGGGTGAAAATATTGCTCAATTCAGTCAAGCGAGAATACCGCCTGTTATCGTTGAGCCTGGTGAGGTTATTGCATTCGGCTTCTTGGCGGCGCGACCAGATGGTTCTGGTGTGATTACATGCCCGATTCCATTCGATTCTGTTGATGACCATCCCGTCGTCCACTCGGGTGGGCCCGATGCTTCGAACTCGGCAAAACTAGCTCTGTGGGCTCCATCATTTGTGCCAGGTAGATATACGAATTTCTATGATCGAGCATATAGCTTTTTAACCTATTATGATGCAACCACAGCACAATTGGTTGCTGATGCTGAAAATGCTAATATCTCAGTTGCTGGGGTTTCGGTTGGCCGTCCTGATGAGAAGGCACGAGAGATTCCCAATTATGACACGCTTATTAGCGAAGGAGTAAGGCCTTTGAGTATTGTGCGCGAAAACGCCCAAGCAAGAGACGGGCCTCCTCCTTACAGCACTATGTCTTGTCGGGTGACAGCTGATAATCCTAGAAAGGGCGAGCATGCTTTGCTCATGGAGATATTAGCTGTGCCGGGTGAAGGCAAGCAGCGCTGTGAATTCAAATTGGGAAGTTTTGATTGGGATATTGATGATCCAGAATCCGGTTACTACCACGCTTTTAGCTTCCGTTTTGACTCTAAGCATTTTGGTAATCCCGGTTCTCGTTTTTTTACTTTGAATCAGATTACCCAAGCGGGGAGCGGTGTTCCTGGAATGGCGCGTTTCCACCAAGTTAATAAATTGCAGCTAAAGACATCCAACGACCCTTCGCGTGTGAAGCTCATTTCTCAAACGCTCTACGGAATTTCGAGTGAAACTAAGCATACTTACCAGGGACAAGAAAATACTTTTGAAGTCGCAGAATTTGAAAAGGACGTGTGGTATGATATCATCATTGGGAGTCGTTACGATCTGGATGGGGATGGCAGCGGATTTTTAGATATTTGGTATAAGAAAGCGGATGAGTTTGAGTATACGTATTTTGATGGAGCTCCTAATGGCCGTGTCGGTTTTGTCGGAGGAGGGCAAACTGGTGGAAAATCATTAGGGGTTTACAAGGGGTTTGATAACCAGCGCTACCGTATCTATTATGATGAAATTCGACAGGGCCCCATCTTTTCAGACGTAGATATTCGTAACAATCCTAGCTTGGACATCATTCAATAG
- a CDS encoding heparin lyase I family protein: MLDFGAAGSAVSSGHHLVTSGVTGSVEVIGNNLTFGENVQSGDLLKRDWMSGDGNGRIVIRVPHGVWTVNMTLGNDDNSNNGVDVTTPDYMVRSNLYVVAGANVQVLFTDLQEDEIIINLETEDSWSIRSIELSNGQIAIDPGASSYSYDFGRIKNPVESGFVGISGNSWGDVFWSTPVITVQDYITPLRGVSVDVAYNGLYTGGIANIGMLSHKLPNGVWNLDMTACAAHFAVVDMAVYAEGNLIRSGINTAAESTYRFNEDVTVTDGVLNLEFQGTAWGVAFMRLTKVADVIGPDSLDSGATVDDWRSNLVINETDSITNFGLRPMLVNFDRFRFNAGKVEVPLTPFVVKVNADNDFTVVAVGETRTDYSLGYNAYPFGVDLHGGGHSVLLASGDTLAFGFLDANAGGADSTDSVVSFDLGGKEIYYSGGLASDDSGSVVVGQAPILGLNTITNLQRDYKFAIDYSTASLGSQSIGLAVTNRAELGSWKSSLVIDKTNRYINNTEHTSYVHPKSFSFYAAQITSPVTPIVIKIEGWGIENYKVVAIGDTIESYQLGENTVQFSSSPMPPVVVEPDGVLAFGFINAHPDGSGATPCPIPFDTVSETENAVIHSGGPWALHSAKLALWAAFVPGDTTYANQGRAYSFKTYFDVTSAQLFADAEDANISVDEVLVGSPGQLAQPVPNYDTLVSKGIRPRNIVRENAHANDGPPPYSTASCRVTSDHPRQGNHALLFEILAMPGEGKQRCEFKLGSFDWDIDDPTSGYYHAFSFRFDSQFFGNPGSRFFTLNQITQSAALTGPGYDGFHQVNKLQLRTSTDPSRVKLISQTLYGNSVDYPFSYQGQENTYEVAEIEKDVWYDIIIGSRYDLNGDGGGFLNIWLKKASETEYTAFNGAPNGRVGFVGGSQVGGKSLGVYKGFDNQRYRIYYDEIRQGPLFSDVDIRQYPNLSEQVILTSEGVIAIAPPSDLSMDSDNDSLPDFLEYALGYDVCVPNLSPSYVLINADDSRHLVFREASLMPGFDYDLEYSTNLIDWDSVGGAPAVMLNPDGSEEVVLRMNSDVTSAEKVFMRLSVSHGFEL, from the coding sequence GTGCTAGATTTTGGGGCCGCAGGTTCCGCGGTGTCTTCTGGTCATCATTTAGTGACTTCCGGAGTCACAGGCTCTGTTGAAGTTATCGGCAATAACTTAACTTTTGGAGAGAACGTTCAAAGCGGCGATCTTTTAAAGAGAGATTGGATGTCGGGCGATGGCAATGGTCGGATCGTTATTCGGGTTCCTCATGGGGTGTGGACCGTTAACATGACTTTAGGCAACGATGACAATTCTAATAACGGTGTTGATGTTACGACGCCAGATTACATGGTCCGTTCGAATTTGTACGTTGTCGCTGGAGCTAACGTACAGGTCTTGTTTACGGACTTACAGGAAGACGAAATCATTATTAATTTAGAGACTGAAGATTCCTGGTCGATTCGGTCTATTGAGCTCAGTAATGGTCAGATCGCGATTGATCCTGGAGCGAGTTCTTATTCTTATGACTTTGGACGTATCAAGAACCCCGTTGAGTCGGGTTTTGTTGGCATATCGGGAAATAGCTGGGGAGATGTTTTTTGGTCCACTCCCGTAATCACGGTTCAAGATTATATTACGCCGCTTCGAGGTGTTTCGGTTGATGTTGCTTACAATGGACTTTATACCGGTGGAATCGCTAACATCGGTATGCTCTCGCACAAGCTCCCCAATGGTGTCTGGAATTTGGACATGACTGCTTGTGCTGCTCACTTTGCGGTTGTTGATATGGCGGTTTACGCCGAAGGAAATCTCATCAGAAGTGGTATTAACACTGCGGCCGAATCGACTTATCGGTTTAATGAAGATGTCACGGTAACCGATGGAGTATTGAATTTGGAGTTTCAAGGCACCGCATGGGGAGTCGCTTTTATGAGGTTAACCAAGGTGGCAGATGTGATCGGTCCTGATAGTCTTGATTCAGGAGCAACCGTTGATGACTGGCGTTCTAATCTGGTAATTAATGAAACGGATAGCATCACCAATTTTGGTTTGCGTCCGATGTTGGTGAACTTTGATCGATTCCGTTTTAATGCTGGCAAGGTTGAAGTCCCACTGACGCCTTTCGTGGTTAAGGTGAATGCGGACAATGATTTTACGGTTGTTGCTGTGGGGGAGACTCGCACAGATTACTCATTGGGATACAATGCCTATCCGTTTGGCGTGGATTTGCATGGTGGCGGGCATAGTGTGCTTTTGGCTTCTGGGGACACCTTAGCCTTTGGTTTTCTTGATGCGAATGCTGGTGGCGCTGATTCGACTGATTCGGTTGTCTCTTTTGATTTGGGTGGAAAAGAAATATACTATTCGGGTGGTCTTGCATCTGATGATTCTGGAAGTGTTGTCGTTGGTCAGGCGCCGATTCTTGGGTTGAACACTATTACGAACCTTCAGCGGGACTATAAATTCGCCATTGATTACAGCACTGCTTCATTAGGAAGTCAGTCTATCGGTCTCGCTGTTACTAACCGCGCGGAGCTGGGTAGCTGGAAATCCTCTCTGGTTATTGATAAGACTAACCGATACATCAATAATACGGAGCACACTTCTTACGTGCATCCGAAGAGTTTTTCTTTTTATGCAGCACAAATCACTTCTCCAGTGACTCCGATCGTGATAAAAATAGAAGGCTGGGGGATTGAGAATTATAAAGTAGTAGCTATTGGCGATACTATAGAAAGTTATCAATTGGGAGAGAACACGGTTCAGTTTTCATCAAGCCCAATGCCGCCTGTTGTGGTTGAACCGGATGGAGTCTTAGCGTTTGGTTTTATCAATGCGCACCCAGATGGTAGCGGCGCTACGCCATGTCCCATCCCGTTTGACACGGTCAGCGAAACGGAGAATGCGGTCATTCATTCTGGTGGTCCCTGGGCATTGCACTCGGCTAAGTTGGCACTTTGGGCTGCTTTTGTGCCTGGAGATACGACTTATGCCAACCAAGGTCGCGCCTACAGCTTTAAAACTTATTTCGATGTAACCTCCGCTCAACTTTTTGCCGATGCTGAAGACGCCAATATTTCAGTGGATGAAGTACTCGTTGGCAGTCCTGGTCAGTTGGCTCAACCCGTGCCCAATTATGATACGTTGGTTAGCAAAGGGATAAGGCCTCGAAATATCGTGAGAGAAAATGCTCATGCCAATGATGGTCCTCCGCCGTACAGCACGGCCTCTTGCCGTGTGACGAGCGACCACCCTCGGCAAGGCAACCATGCACTGCTTTTCGAGATACTGGCGATGCCTGGCGAGGGCAAACAGCGCTGTGAATTTAAATTAGGAAGTTTTGATTGGGACATTGATGATCCTACATCAGGCTACTATCATGCTTTCAGTTTCCGTTTTGATTCGCAGTTTTTTGGTAACCCTGGTTCGCGATTCTTCACTCTAAATCAGATTACTCAGAGTGCTGCTCTTACCGGGCCAGGGTATGATGGCTTTCATCAGGTCAATAAGCTACAGCTAAGGACATCGACTGATCCTTCCCGCGTGAAACTCATCTCTCAAACGCTTTACGGGAATTCCGTTGATTACCCATTCTCTTATCAGGGGCAGGAGAACACCTATGAAGTTGCGGAGATTGAAAAGGATGTTTGGTATGACATTATTATTGGATCGCGCTATGATCTTAATGGCGATGGCGGCGGATTCTTGAATATCTGGCTGAAAAAAGCGAGTGAGACAGAATATACAGCCTTTAATGGGGCTCCCAATGGGCGCGTTGGTTTTGTTGGCGGAAGTCAAGTTGGCGGCAAATCATTGGGGGTTTACAAGGGATTCGATAATCAACGCTATCGCATCTACTATGATGAAATTCGCCAAGGCCCTCTATTCTCAGATGTAGATATTCGCCAATATCCTAACTTGTCAGAGCAAGTAATTTTAACATCAGAGGGCGTGATAGCCATAGCACCTCCGTCTGATTTGAGCATGGATTCGGACAATGATAGTTTGCCTGATTTTCTCGAGTACGCTCTTGGGTATGACGTTTGTGTCCCGAACCTGTCACCTAGTTATGTCCTTATTAATGCAGATGACAGTAGACATCTCGTCTTTAGAGAAGCGAGTTTAATGCCTGGATTTGATTACGATTTGGAGTACTCTACGAACCTTATTGATTGGGACTCTGTTGGAGGTGCTCCTGCCGTAATGCTCAATCCGGATGGCAGCGAAGAAGTTGTTCTTAGAATGAATAGTGATGTGACAAGCGCGGAAAAAGTATTCATGCGCCTTTCAGTATCTCATGGCTTCGAACTATAG
- a CDS encoding type II secretion system protein, which translates to MKPGFTLIELLAVIAIVGILASILVVVTGQVKQSAAKMDALNSMRNIGVATQLYVNDNDGFLPGPAFGLQTPRYRSDSSNLSRHLWAYLDASEPTSELIEIDGVVDRYRQNVGHTTAWIRCDSNVLMQNGKRLDPFGYPGASPETDPKRAEVQKLMNIYNPAKEMMLEDADQTNTWSGAGWYGTLPEQPMYDSRLRLFFDGHVEAVNI; encoded by the coding sequence ATGAAGCCCGGGTTTACTCTTATTGAGTTACTGGCTGTTATCGCCATCGTTGGTATTTTGGCATCCATATTGGTTGTAGTAACAGGACAGGTTAAACAATCAGCCGCCAAAATGGATGCTCTTAACAGTATGCGTAACATTGGAGTGGCAACACAACTATACGTAAATGATAATGACGGCTTCTTACCTGGCCCTGCATTCGGCTTGCAGACTCCTCGCTACAGAAGCGACTCATCTAACCTTTCCCGTCATCTTTGGGCTTATTTAGATGCTTCTGAACCTACATCTGAATTAATTGAAATCGATGGCGTAGTTGATAGGTATCGCCAAAACGTAGGTCATACAACAGCTTGGATACGTTGCGACAGCAATGTTCTCATGCAAAATGGCAAAAGGCTAGATCCCTTCGGCTATCCAGGAGCATCTCCCGAGACCGACCCCAAGAGAGCAGAGGTCCAGAAGCTAATGAACATATATAATCCAGCCAAGGAAATGATGCTTGAAGATGCTGACCAAACCAACACATGGAGCGGAGCGGGCTGGTATGGGACACTCCCAGAACAGCCAATGTATGATTCACGTTTAAGACTCTTTTTTGATGGCCACGTGGAAGCAGTAAACATTTAG
- a CDS encoding AraC family transcriptional regulator, producing the protein MRDLGNSLHLDIYTAQRNWVGPEWVDVHNSTGHDRLLYSKKGTGILKHHNSTFQIEPGAYYLVPSNCHFAYRYDGPMDLCWVHFNTTYLGGINLFSIYEPPWLFHSEHPEIYDTLIDQLIANFKLDESFSRRLERHAILLLFIKEFIKRAPPLSPHRNRKIDRMLPALRYVSDHLGEDLSVPRLAEICGLQRTRFSLAFKEAIGTAPAEYIRNKRIEAAQRELLFTNKTLESVASDVGLGDAYHFSRTFKRVTGSSPGTYRKAMKITTQAQQ; encoded by the coding sequence ATGCGTGATCTAGGAAACTCCCTTCATCTAGACATTTACACCGCACAGCGCAATTGGGTGGGTCCTGAATGGGTTGACGTGCACAACAGCACGGGGCATGACCGTCTCTTGTATTCCAAAAAAGGCACAGGCATCTTGAAGCACCATAATTCTACCTTCCAGATTGAGCCAGGCGCATACTATCTCGTGCCAAGCAATTGCCATTTTGCTTACCGATACGACGGACCAATGGACCTCTGTTGGGTTCACTTTAACACCACGTATCTCGGCGGTATCAACCTCTTCTCCATCTACGAACCGCCGTGGTTGTTCCACTCGGAGCACCCAGAAATCTACGACACATTAATCGACCAATTGATCGCAAACTTCAAGCTCGATGAAAGCTTCTCAAGGCGCCTTGAGAGACATGCCATTTTGTTACTCTTCATCAAGGAATTTATTAAACGCGCGCCACCACTTAGTCCGCATCGCAATCGCAAAATAGATCGCATGCTTCCTGCACTCCGCTATGTCTCTGATCATTTAGGCGAAGACTTATCCGTGCCGCGATTGGCAGAGATTTGCGGACTTCAACGCACCCGCTTTTCACTCGCTTTTAAAGAAGCAATTGGCACAGCCCCAGCAGAATACATTCGTAATAAGCGAATCGAAGCCGCTCAGCGAGAGCTACTCTTCACCAATAAAACACTTGAGAGTGTTGCTTCCGATGTCGGTCTGGGAGACGCCTATCATTTTTCCCGCACCTTTAAGCGAGTCACTGGCTCATCTCCCGGCACTTACCGCAAGGCAATGAAGATCACGACACAAGCTCAACAATGA